From the Rubripirellula amarantea genome, one window contains:
- a CDS encoding IS110 family RNA-guided transposase has translation MVTCAIDLGKFNSVCCFFDPASQKHQFETIATRRSHIEHLLSSRPDIDLIVMEACGPSGWINDICQDRQVKTLVCSTNEEAWNWKATKRKTDRDDALKLAEMSLLRRLVPVHVPKPDIREQRAFIKYRKSVDQDINRLKNSIRSIFANRGIEIDTGERAWNTGRVHINSFRKPIEDCTRDELWQGQLDMQLTRLDDLAVKLESLETKLDEFAADHPDIVRLMTIPGVGRKTAEAIVAAIDDPHRFKNARHVSSYLGLTPKQHQSGETDRNGRISKRGSKLLRTMLLQCAWCSLRYNKWSKKTYDRITGGSKTRRKKAGIALARKLGVIAWAMMRDQTDWDASKLLPQDEAKDNGKLKIKRKPPKPPGPVYSDESSGVAHRKANLTMKPKRQTRTGNRRTQTVQLK, from the coding sequence ATGGTGACATGCGCCATCGACCTTGGCAAGTTTAATAGTGTCTGCTGCTTCTTCGACCCGGCCAGCCAGAAGCATCAGTTCGAGACCATCGCCACTCGGCGCTCACACATCGAGCACCTGCTAAGCTCTCGGCCCGACATCGATCTGATCGTCATGGAAGCCTGCGGACCGTCAGGCTGGATCAACGACATCTGCCAAGATAGACAAGTAAAAACACTGGTCTGCAGCACCAACGAGGAAGCTTGGAACTGGAAAGCCACCAAGCGAAAGACCGATCGCGACGACGCACTGAAGCTCGCCGAAATGTCCCTGCTGCGGCGACTCGTGCCGGTCCATGTGCCAAAGCCAGACATTCGCGAGCAACGAGCGTTCATCAAGTATCGCAAGAGTGTCGACCAGGACATCAACCGACTGAAAAACTCGATACGCAGCATCTTCGCCAACCGTGGCATCGAGATCGACACCGGCGAGCGAGCTTGGAACACAGGACGGGTGCACATCAACTCGTTCCGCAAGCCCATCGAAGACTGCACGCGTGACGAGTTGTGGCAGGGCCAACTTGACATGCAACTCACTCGACTCGACGACTTAGCAGTCAAGCTTGAATCTCTCGAAACGAAACTCGATGAGTTCGCTGCCGATCACCCCGACATCGTGCGGCTGATGACGATCCCCGGTGTGGGTCGCAAGACCGCCGAAGCGATCGTCGCGGCCATCGATGATCCCCACCGCTTTAAGAACGCTCGGCATGTATCGAGTTACCTCGGACTGACACCTAAACAACATCAGTCCGGTGAGACCGACCGAAACGGACGCATCAGCAAGCGAGGCAGCAAGCTGCTTCGCACGATGCTGTTGCAGTGCGCTTGGTGCAGCCTCAGATACAACAAGTGGAGCAAGAAGACCTACGATCGAATCACCGGTGGCAGCAAGACACGTCGTAAGAAAGCCGGCATCGCGTTGGCGCGGAAGCTCGGCGTGATCGCTTGGGCGATGATGCGAGACCAGACCGACTGGGACGCCAGCAAGCTGCTGCCCCAAGACGAGGCCAAGGACAACGGCAAGTTGAAGATCAAACGCAAGCCTCCCAAACCACCTGGCCCCGTGTACAGCGACGAGTCATCCGGCGTCGCGCACCGCAAAGCCAACTTAACGATGAAGCCCAAACGCCAAACCCGAACCGGCAACCGTCGCACCCAAACCGTTCAACTGAAATGA